The proteins below come from a single Flavobacterium lindanitolerans genomic window:
- a CDS encoding tetratricopeptide repeat-containing sensor histidine kinase — MFTIKSSLFLKRIFLLFSLASLSNGFSQNKAVDSLQTYTKKDTIRVKLLNAAALKIIESDTDKALQLYKESEQLSEALQYKKGKAYSLLMSGRAYSKKGDYPTSITYFQNSLEVYEDLKIKVSVANCHLNIGRSYYYLTDFPKALEHLKTATELSEQSGKLRVASNALMIIAMIYNTQGDYDKSLEYYKKSIVIDEKLGDKKGLAVTYINLANLYKQQNQPTLALEHYNKSLEIYKQFNDEYGVASNLNNIGTLYQEMENNKAALPNYYKALAIFEKLKKDKEVMGCLSNIGIILMSEKNPKALAIFKKGLRLSQEANEAFAVAFFNNNIGGYYFMTENYDASLPYYEKAVKTYKKIGAQRELSNSYLNMSRIYFSRKEYDKALQFAKEGSDIANELKLLSLQTDYSLLFSKIYYALKEYKLAYESGQEHKELNDSLYKKETFDKLAEIKYEYAYKDTLTTAKKSVNTLKKTVAVSELQKKWLIGGFIGLLIVLGFLLALLKIRRVKMQNQQLLLEQKLLITQMNPHFIFNSIQNIRSLINNRQNDEAVNYLGKFSKLTRQILEHSNQNYISLAEELEMLENYLTIQQLLYENKFTFNIHIEENMDTESIFLPPMLAQPYIENAIKHGLSNTTENGKIDVHYYLKEEKLYFEVTDNGKGFGTDEKVSNHKSLAMTITKERLTFYTKNKDFVVQTNNVIASDGTIEGAKVAFEVPYIYES; from the coding sequence ATGTTTACTATCAAATCGTCCCTATTTCTAAAACGAATTTTTCTTCTATTCTCTTTAGCCAGCCTGTCGAATGGTTTTTCTCAAAATAAAGCAGTAGACAGCTTACAGACCTATACAAAAAAAGATACCATAAGAGTCAAATTATTAAATGCCGCGGCACTAAAAATAATAGAAAGCGATACTGACAAAGCATTGCAGCTCTATAAAGAATCGGAACAACTTTCTGAAGCCTTGCAGTATAAAAAAGGAAAAGCCTATAGCTTACTGATGTCCGGTAGGGCCTATTCCAAAAAAGGAGATTATCCAACTTCCATCACTTATTTTCAGAATTCCCTTGAAGTCTATGAAGATCTAAAGATTAAAGTAAGTGTCGCCAATTGCCATTTGAACATAGGCAGGTCTTATTACTATCTTACCGATTTCCCAAAGGCTTTGGAGCATCTTAAAACTGCCACAGAACTTAGTGAGCAATCCGGCAAATTAAGAGTAGCTTCAAATGCTTTGATGATTATTGCCATGATTTATAACACTCAGGGAGATTATGACAAAAGCCTGGAATATTATAAAAAATCAATTGTAATCGATGAAAAGCTGGGAGACAAAAAGGGACTTGCCGTTACTTATATTAATTTGGCGAATCTTTATAAACAGCAAAACCAACCCACTCTTGCTTTAGAGCATTATAATAAATCCCTGGAGATCTATAAACAGTTTAACGACGAGTATGGTGTTGCTTCCAATTTAAACAATATTGGAACGCTGTATCAGGAAATGGAAAACAACAAAGCCGCTCTTCCTAATTACTATAAAGCATTAGCCATCTTTGAAAAGCTAAAAAAAGATAAGGAAGTTATGGGTTGTCTGAGTAACATTGGTATTATCCTGATGTCGGAAAAAAATCCTAAAGCCTTAGCAATATTTAAGAAAGGATTACGGTTAAGTCAGGAAGCTAATGAAGCCTTTGCCGTTGCTTTTTTCAATAACAATATAGGCGGTTATTACTTTATGACTGAAAACTACGATGCCTCACTTCCTTATTATGAAAAAGCGGTAAAAACATATAAAAAAATAGGAGCTCAGCGGGAATTGTCTAACAGTTACCTGAATATGAGCCGGATTTATTTTTCAAGAAAAGAGTATGATAAAGCATTGCAGTTTGCCAAAGAAGGAAGTGATATTGCTAATGAACTTAAACTATTGAGCCTGCAAACTGATTATTCTCTTTTATTTTCAAAAATTTATTATGCTCTTAAAGAATATAAGTTGGCTTATGAAAGCGGACAGGAACATAAAGAACTGAATGACAGTCTTTATAAAAAAGAAACCTTTGATAAGCTGGCAGAAATAAAATATGAATATGCTTATAAGGATACCCTGACTACGGCAAAGAAAAGCGTGAACACCTTAAAGAAAACGGTAGCAGTTTCAGAATTACAAAAAAAATGGCTGATTGGTGGTTTTATAGGTCTCTTGATTGTTTTAGGTTTCTTACTTGCCTTATTAAAAATCAGACGGGTAAAAATGCAGAACCAACAGCTTTTGTTAGAACAGAAGTTATTAATCACTCAAATGAACCCGCATTTTATATTCAATTCCATACAAAACATCAGAAGCCTGATTAACAACAGGCAAAATGATGAAGCGGTAAATTATTTGGGTAAGTTTTCTAAATTAACCCGTCAAATTCTTGAACACTCCAACCAGAACTATATTTCATTGGCTGAAGAATTGGAAATGCTTGAGAACTATCTCACCATACAGCAACTTTTATATGAAAACAAATTCACTTTCAATATCCATATAGAAGAAAATATGGATACCGAATCGATATTTTTACCGCCTATGCTCGCGCAACCCTATATTGAAAATGCCATCAAACACGGGTTAAGCAACACGACAGAAAACGGAAAAATTGATGTTCATTACTATTTGAAAGAAGAAAAACTCTATTTTGAAGTAACCGATAACGGTAAAGGGTTTGGAACAGATGAGAAAGTCAGCAATCACAAATCACTGGCCATGACCATCACCAAAGAACGTTTGACATTCTATACTAAAAACAAAGATTTTGTGGTGCAAACCAATAACGTAATCGCTTCAGACGGAACTATAGAAGGAGCCAAAGTTGCTTTTGAAGTTCCTTATATTTATGAAAGCTAA
- a CDS encoding retropepsin-like aspartic protease: MKLLYLVSALLCLNLSTAQNIKTLNKGRVVQKNYNVSVPYQDINGLVIVEAVIKGKTYNFIVDTGALSAISQELYNELGLESVNGLDVGDSSNLRQNMKLVTLPPVQVGDITFADVPAVVTDSSFFLECLGIDGFIGSNMMRNSIVKFSYKDKTVSFTDKLKNFSIDKKKSAGLLKDQFQSNPYLKIDIKNKDAEATETLLFDSGMVGLYDLSLGVYENALSQKINLFSLLYQAKGAYSLGIHGVESQKEHFMLSIPELSFAGVTLKNITTTTTSDTKSRIGSKILSYGDVVVDYPGRQLYFNPYQDGAIDLAEKNWPVQPVIKDDKFVVGIVWDAALNDRINEGDEILKFGEFDFSDMNPCESFKLNRKPQTDTAVMVLKDIKTGEVKNVELVKK, from the coding sequence ATGAAGCTACTTTATCTCGTTTCTGCACTTTTGTGCCTTAATTTATCCACTGCCCAAAACATTAAAACTCTCAATAAAGGCAGGGTTGTCCAAAAAAATTATAATGTCAGCGTTCCTTATCAGGACATTAACGGTCTGGTAATAGTTGAGGCTGTTATTAAAGGGAAGACCTATAATTTTATTGTCGATACCGGAGCACTGAGCGCCATTTCGCAAGAGCTGTATAATGAATTGGGGCTGGAATCTGTTAATGGGCTTGATGTTGGCGATTCCAGCAACCTGCGACAGAATATGAAACTCGTAACACTGCCACCTGTTCAGGTGGGCGATATTACCTTTGCTGATGTCCCTGCAGTGGTTACCGATAGTAGTTTCTTTTTAGAATGCCTAGGAATTGACGGATTTATTGGTAGCAATATGATGCGTAACAGCATCGTGAAATTTTCATATAAGGATAAGACCGTTAGTTTTACCGATAAACTGAAAAATTTTAGCATTGATAAAAAGAAAAGTGCCGGTTTATTAAAGGACCAGTTTCAAAGTAATCCATACTTAAAGATTGACATCAAAAATAAGGATGCAGAAGCAACTGAAACCCTTTTGTTCGATTCCGGAATGGTTGGGCTATATGATTTGTCATTAGGTGTTTACGAAAATGCATTATCCCAAAAAATTAATCTTTTTTCTCTACTCTATCAGGCTAAGGGAGCCTATTCGTTAGGCATACATGGTGTTGAAAGCCAAAAAGAACATTTTATGCTGTCGATTCCCGAACTAAGTTTTGCAGGAGTTACCCTTAAAAATATTACCACGACTACTACCAGCGACACCAAATCGAGAATAGGAAGCAAAATATTATCCTATGGAGATGTTGTAGTCGATTATCCGGGCAGACAACTCTATTTCAATCCTTACCAGGATGGGGCAATAGATTTGGCCGAAAAGAACTGGCCTGTACAACCTGTCATCAAAGACGATAAATTTGTTGTGGGTATAGTGTGGGATGCTGCATTGAATGACAGGATTAATGAAGGAGATGAAATACTAAAGTTCGGGGAATTTGATTTTTCAGATATGAATCCTTGTGAATCATTTAAATTGAACAGGAAACCTCAGACGGATACTGCTGTAATGGTACTGAAAGACATAAAAACAGGAGAAGTCAAAAATGTAGAGCTGGTTAAAAAATAA